In Gemmatimonas sp., the following are encoded in one genomic region:
- a CDS encoding DUF1800 family protein, whose product DIVSRHPCTARFVSTKLIHAFVTDKPSEQYVDRISNVFLDTDGDIQQVLWAMFQSPEFRDPANFGGKVKTPLEQSVSAIRAVGGNLRPRPWGGYEWPWLWYYVYDQGQYLFRFPIPTGYPELGDPWISANGFLNRWKYADDLMMLYPTDTTYQIYTDPMAEVRRLGLTTADGVLAQRRIPGILSLARKHGPAITEDAARFALEAGAPAYRFLRRYLERVTVPAAALTQFDPLIRPLTL is encoded by the coding sequence CGATATCGTCTCGCGCCACCCCTGCACGGCGCGCTTCGTCAGCACGAAGCTCATCCACGCCTTCGTCACCGACAAGCCGTCGGAGCAGTACGTGGACCGCATCTCGAACGTGTTCCTCGACACGGACGGCGACATCCAGCAGGTTCTGTGGGCCATGTTCCAGAGCCCCGAGTTCCGCGACCCCGCCAACTTCGGCGGCAAGGTCAAGACACCGCTCGAGCAGAGCGTCTCCGCCATTCGCGCGGTGGGCGGCAACCTTCGGCCGCGGCCGTGGGGCGGCTACGAGTGGCCCTGGCTCTGGTACTACGTCTATGACCAGGGGCAGTACCTGTTCCGCTTCCCGATTCCGACGGGTTATCCCGAGCTCGGCGATCCCTGGATCTCGGCCAACGGCTTCCTCAACCGGTGGAAGTATGCCGACGACCTGATGATGCTCTACCCGACGGATACGACCTACCAGATCTACACCGACCCCATGGCTGAGGTGCGCCGCCTCGGCTTGACCACGGCCGATGGCGTGCTCGCCCAGCGTCGCATCCCTGGGATCTTGTCGCTCGCGCGCAAGCACGGGCCCGCGATCACCGAAGACGCCGCCCGCTTCGCGCTCGAGGCGGGCGCGCCGGCGTATCGCTTTCTGCGTCGCTATCTCGAGCGCGTGACAGTCCCGGCGGCCGCGCTCACACAGTTCGACCCGCTCATCCGCCCACTCACCCTCTGA